In a single window of the Acidimicrobiales bacterium genome:
- the ligD gene encoding non-homologous end-joining DNA ligase, producing MSDKLDNYKAKRDFSATPEPDAEVGPAPEGPAREGRPEDTAPGAGEAPRFVIQEHHARRLHWDLRLERDGVLASWALPKGVPPDPKVNHLAVPTEDHPLLYLDFAGDIPTGSYGAGTMMIWDRGTYDCEKWDSREVIVTLHGQRVDGRYALFRTGEGRWMIHRMDPPQDPEREPMPEQLAPMLATSSEVLPGDDGRWGYEIKWDGVRMIAFVAGGTVKLQGRRLLDATARYPELRGLGDVVSSHEVVLDGEVVALDHEGRPDFGMLQQRMNVSEGAALRRVASQVPVVYMLFDVLYLDGHMTIGLPYTERRRLLESLSLSGPSWQTPSYHVGDGAALLDATRARGLEGLVAKRLDSVYRPGRRSTSWVKVKNVNRQELVVGGWLPGQGHRSGRLGALLVGYYRDGELRYAGRVGSGFTDQELDRLGDLLGPLARATSPFTPPPPLPPEVARQGRWVEPTLVAEVAFSEWTHLGTLRAPRYKGMRTDVDPRSVVRESAAKAEPSEDEG from the coding sequence ATGAGCGACAAGCTCGACAACTACAAGGCCAAGCGGGACTTCTCGGCCACGCCCGAGCCCGATGCCGAGGTCGGCCCGGCTCCCGAGGGCCCGGCTCGCGAGGGCCGTCCTGAGGACACAGCTCCCGGCGCCGGGGAGGCACCGCGCTTCGTGATCCAGGAGCACCATGCCCGACGGCTCCACTGGGACCTGCGGCTCGAGCGCGACGGTGTCCTCGCCTCGTGGGCGCTCCCAAAGGGCGTGCCCCCCGACCCGAAGGTCAACCACCTCGCCGTTCCGACCGAGGACCATCCGCTCTTGTATCTCGACTTCGCGGGGGACATCCCCACCGGAAGCTACGGCGCCGGCACCATGATGATCTGGGACCGCGGCACCTACGACTGTGAGAAGTGGGACAGCCGCGAGGTGATCGTCACGCTGCACGGGCAGCGCGTCGACGGGCGCTATGCGCTGTTCCGGACGGGAGAGGGCCGGTGGATGATCCACCGGATGGATCCTCCTCAGGATCCCGAGCGCGAGCCCATGCCCGAGCAGCTGGCCCCGATGCTGGCCACCTCGTCGGAGGTCCTGCCGGGTGACGACGGGCGTTGGGGCTACGAGATCAAGTGGGACGGCGTGCGCATGATCGCCTTCGTGGCCGGCGGCACGGTGAAGTTGCAGGGTCGGCGGCTGCTGGACGCGACGGCGCGGTACCCCGAGCTCCGTGGCCTCGGCGACGTCGTCTCGTCGCACGAGGTCGTCCTCGACGGCGAGGTCGTGGCGCTCGACCACGAGGGCCGGCCCGACTTCGGGATGCTCCAGCAGCGGATGAACGTCAGCGAGGGCGCGGCCCTGCGGCGCGTGGCCAGCCAGGTCCCTGTCGTGTACATGCTGTTCGACGTGCTGTACCTCGACGGCCACATGACCATCGGCCTGCCCTACACCGAACGGCGTCGCCTGCTCGAGAGCCTCTCGCTCTCCGGTCCGTCGTGGCAGACCCCGAGCTACCACGTCGGGGACGGGGCGGCGCTGCTCGACGCCACCCGGGCCCGCGGCCTCGAAGGGCTCGTGGCCAAGCGCCTCGACAGCGTCTACCGCCCGGGTCGGCGCAGCACGTCCTGGGTCAAGGTCAAGAACGTCAACCGCCAGGAGCTGGTCGTCGGCGGCTGGCTGCCCGGTCAGGGCCATCGGTCCGGCCGGCTGGGCGCCCTCCTCGTCGGGTACTACCGGGACGGCGAGCTGCGCTACGCCGGCCGGGTGGGGAGCGGCTTCACCGACCAGGAGCTGGACCGGCTCGGTGACCTGCTGGGCCCGCTGGCCCGGGCCACGAGCCCGTTCACCCCGCCGCCCCCGTTGCCGCCCGAGGTGGCCAGGCAGGGTCGGTGGGTCGAGCCCACCCTGGTGGCCGAGGTGGCCTTCAGCGAGTGGACCCACCTCGGCACGCTGCGGGCCCCTCGGTACAAGGGCATGCGCACCGATGTCGACCCTCGCTCGGTCGTGCGGGAGAGCGCGGCGAAGGCCGAGCCCAGCGAGGACGAGGGGTGA